A single Populus nigra chromosome 13, ddPopNigr1.1, whole genome shotgun sequence DNA region contains:
- the LOC133670415 gene encoding uncharacterized protein LOC133670415 gives MAKNKKKSTSSFSRGQGYQFSDLTQNANSIFAVEAPHAFAEKNQFSNSIAGGSSPHKFLIQDDDVVACGSGSESREEDELVYTEPEDGIRSGPCNAHSPTSSPARGINNAGSEGACSKTAASNESGKMDSRTAHNKSCSKQANSASLEPVVGTSVQKDERKAVIAEQHFDPMQTELDVISEEWETVRGRKSRESSGKDLPAEDICREQGAAVSNSLKDNLKTPLGRKNRGIAGTADAVTTRMRPEGTCI, from the exons ATggcaaaaaacaagaagaaatctACATCTTCCTTCTCTCGTGGGCAGGGATATCAGTTTTCAGATCTGACTCAAAATGCGAACTCCATCTTTGCGGTGGAAGCTCCCCATGCTTTTGCTGAGAAGAATCAGTTTTCTAACTCTATTGCGGGTGGATCTAGTCCTCATAAGTTTCTCATCCAAGATGACGATGTAGTCGCATGTGGTTCTGGCTCAGAATCGCGTGAAGAAGATGAACTAGTCTATACTGAACCGGAAGATGGCATCAGGAGCGGTCCATGCAATGCTCATTCTCCCACTTCATCTCCGGCTAGAGGAATCAACAATGCTGGCTCTGAAG GTGCTTGTTCAAAAACTGCTGCATCAAATGAGTCAGGGAAGATGGACAGTCGAACAGCTCATAACAAGAGTTGTTCTAAGCAAGCAAATTCTGCAAGCCTGGAACCTGTAGTGGGCACCAGTGTGCAGAAAGATGAAAGGAAAGCTGTCATTGCTGAGCAGCATTTTGACCCAATGCAAACTGAGCTAGATGTCATTTCTGAAGAATGGGAAACTGTCAGGGGAAGGAAGAGCAGAGAGTCCTCTGGCAAGGATCTTCCCGCTGAGGATATATGCAGAGAACAGGGTGCTGCCGTTTCTAATTCTTTGAAGGACAATCTTAAGACACCTCTGGGAAGGAAAAACCGTGGTATAGCTGGAACTGCTGATGCCGTAACTACTAGGATGCGCCCAGAAGGGACTTGTATCTAA